The following are encoded together in the Chiloscyllium punctatum isolate Juve2018m chromosome 41, sChiPun1.3, whole genome shotgun sequence genome:
- the tppp gene encoding tubulin polymerization-promoting protein: MADCKAKPARGNMDQLSTKIQNDRIQEKAATRRMSNSNGTNGGATTLDELSDLEEAFRKFAIHGDTRATGREMNGKNWSKLCKDCNIIDGKSVTITDVDIVFSKVKAKSFRTITFHQFEDALEELAQKRFKGKVKEEAIQEIHKLVEGKSPVVSGVTKTVLSPTLSRLTDTSKFTGSHKERFDQSGKGRGREGREYLVQNTGYVVGYKHAGTYDQKVKGSKHD; this comes from the exons ATGGCTGACTGCAAAGCCAAACCAGCAAGAGGCAATATGGACCAACTTTCCACCAAGATTCAGAATGATCGgatacaggagaaagcagccaCACGACGCATGTCCAATTCAAATGGCACTAACGGGGGAGCTACCACACTTGATGAGCTCAGTGACCTTGAAGAGGCCTTTAGAAAATTTGCTATTCATGGAGACACGAGAGCCACAGGAAGAGAGATGAATGGCAAAAATTGGTCAAAACTGTGTAAAGACTGCAACATCATTGACGGGAAGAGTGTGACAATCACCGATGTTGACATTGTGTTTTCCAAAGTCAA GGCGAAATCTTTTAGGACTATTACCTTTCACCAATTCGAGGATGCCCTTGAAGAGCTCGCACAGAAGAGGTTTAAAGGGAAGGTCAAGGAAGAGGCAATCCAGGAGATTCACAAGTTAGTTGAAGGGAAGTCCCCTGTTGTTTCAGGAGTAACG AAAACTGTGCTATCTCCCACGTTGTCACGACTTACAGATACCTCAAAGTTCACTGGTTCCCACAAAGAAAGATTTGATCAAAGCGGAAAAGGCCGAGgaagagaaggcagagagtacTTGGTTCAGAATACTGGCTACGTAGTGGGATACAAACACGCTGGCACATACGACCAGAAAGTAAAAGGGAGTAAACATGACTAG